A single region of the Thermodesulfatator indicus DSM 15286 genome encodes:
- the ilvC gene encoding ketol-acid reductoisomerase, with amino-acid sequence MKIYYDQDADLSYLENQTICILGYGSQGHAHALNLRDSGLKVIVGLRKGGPSYEKAKADGFEPLDPAEACAQADVIMMLVPDQIQPEIYEKAVKPNLSSGKMLMFAHGFNIHFGQIIPPVDVDVTMVAPKGPGHLVRREYEKGAGVPCLIAVEQDATGKAFKRALAYAKGIGGTRAGVLETTFREETETDLFGEQCVLCGGVTALIKAGFETLVEAGYQPEIAYFECCHELKLIVDLIYEGGLSYMRYSISDTAEYGDLTRGPRIVTEDVKKEMKRVLEEIQSGRFAREWILENKANRPVLNALRRREAEHQIEEVGAKLRAMMPWLKK; translated from the coding sequence ATGAAAATTTATTACGATCAGGATGCTGATCTTTCTTATCTAGAAAATCAAACCATTTGTATTCTTGGTTACGGTAGCCAGGGACATGCCCATGCTTTAAATCTGCGTGATAGTGGACTTAAAGTTATTGTCGGGCTACGAAAAGGCGGGCCTAGCTACGAAAAGGCCAAGGCCGATGGTTTTGAGCCCCTTGACCCGGCTGAGGCTTGCGCCCAAGCCGATGTTATCATGATGCTTGTGCCGGACCAGATTCAACCTGAAATTTACGAAAAGGCTGTTAAGCCTAATCTTTCTTCCGGCAAGATGTTAATGTTTGCCCATGGGTTTAACATTCATTTTGGCCAGATTATTCCCCCAGTTGATGTTGACGTGACCATGGTAGCCCCTAAAGGCCCAGGGCACTTAGTGCGCCGTGAATACGAAAAGGGTGCTGGTGTTCCCTGTTTGATTGCTGTTGAGCAGGATGCTACCGGAAAGGCTTTTAAAAGGGCTCTTGCTTACGCCAAGGGAATAGGCGGCACACGGGCCGGTGTTCTTGAAACTACTTTTCGTGAAGAGACAGAGACTGACCTTTTTGGTGAACAGTGTGTTCTTTGTGGAGGGGTTACGGCTCTTATTAAGGCTGGATTTGAAACCTTGGTAGAAGCTGGTTATCAGCCAGAAATTGCTTATTTTGAATGTTGTCATGAGCTAAAACTTATTGTTGACCTCATTTACGAAGGCGGGCTTTCATACATGCGTTACTCCATAAGTGATACGGCTGAATATGGTGATCTCACTCGTGGTCCGCGCATTGTCACTGAAGACGTGAAAAAAGAAATGAAGCGCGTGCTTGAAGAAATCCAATCAGGCCGTTTTGCCAGGGAATGGATTTTAGAAAACAAGGCCAATCGTCCTGTATTAAACGCCCTAAGACGCCGCGAAGCTGAACATCAGATTGAAGAAGTGGGCGCTAAGCTTCGAGCCATGATGCCCTGGTTAAAAAAATAA
- a CDS encoding DUF2202 domain-containing protein: MKRLLIAFLVFFVAGSVWAFPPGAFKENNFPIQCITLVKKLPKQPLSPAEKEGLFKMIEEEKLAHDVYYALFQRWQLRVFNNIARSEQRHIDMVKTLIEKYGLKNPVEGLDVGQFKSKEMQKLYMELVRRGMSSLGEAVKVGALIEEMDIYDLQQELKKADNEDIRIVYQNLMKGSRNHLRTFGSWLEKMGVPYTPQYLSKEEFAKIVSSPKEIGPVDAQGKPMKINTK; encoded by the coding sequence ATGAAAAGATTATTGATTGCGTTTCTGGTGTTTTTTGTAGCAGGCAGTGTTTGGGCTTTTCCTCCTGGAGCTTTTAAAGAAAATAATTTTCCCATACAATGTATAACCTTAGTCAAAAAGTTACCTAAACAACCTCTTAGTCCTGCTGAAAAAGAAGGCCTTTTTAAAATGATAGAAGAAGAAAAATTAGCCCATGATGTTTATTACGCCTTGTTCCAGCGCTGGCAGCTTCGGGTTTTTAATAATATCGCCCGAAGTGAACAACGCCATATAGATATGGTAAAAACTTTGATAGAAAAGTACGGTTTAAAAAATCCTGTTGAAGGTTTAGATGTTGGTCAGTTTAAATCCAAGGAAATGCAAAAACTTTATATGGAACTTGTTCGTAGAGGGATGTCATCTTTGGGAGAGGCAGTTAAGGTTGGCGCTTTAATTGAAGAAATGGATATTTACGATCTCCAGCAAGAACTAAAAAAGGCCGACAACGAAGATATTCGTATAGTTTATCAAAACCTGATGAAAGGCTCTCGCAATCATCTACGTACTTTTGGAAGCTGGCTTGAAAAAATGGGCGTTCCCTACACACCCCAATATCTCTCCAAGGAAGAATTTGCTAAAATCGTCTCTTCACCTAAAGAAATAGGCCCAGTAGATGCCCAGGGCAAACCTATGAAAATCAATACGAAATAA
- a CDS encoding YfgM family protein → MAKEKRKEDKPTEELLVLHEKWVHFAQRHIREIVVAAIAIVLVVAVWSGFSYYQKQKAEKAAVLLTQAIMTQDQNQRESLYQQIIKKYGGTPAALEARMALFEEYYSQKKFDKAFSELKQIESKARGDLKYFSFLGLGYVNEEQKKFPEAEADYMKAAKARIGLEKVAYWDLARVAELQNKTKEAINYYEELMALQPVGEKLTFIQVKLARLENKQGQKP, encoded by the coding sequence ATGGCCAAAGAGAAGAGAAAAGAAGACAAGCCAACTGAAGAACTTCTTGTTCTTCATGAAAAATGGGTTCACTTTGCGCAACGCCATATCCGTGAAATAGTCGTAGCTGCTATAGCGATAGTTTTAGTGGTGGCTGTCTGGTCGGGCTTCTCTTATTATCAAAAGCAAAAAGCCGAAAAGGCAGCTGTTCTTTTGACGCAGGCCATAATGACCCAGGACCAAAACCAAAGGGAAAGCCTTTATCAACAAATTATTAAAAAATACGGAGGTACTCCTGCTGCCCTAGAAGCTCGTATGGCTTTATTTGAAGAGTATTACTCTCAAAAAAAATTCGATAAAGCCTTTTCTGAACTCAAACAAATTGAAAGTAAAGCCAGAGGGGACTTAAAGTACTTTTCTTTTTTAGGGCTCGGTTACGTAAACGAAGAACAGAAAAAGTTTCCTGAAGCTGAAGCCGATTATATGAAAGCAGCTAAAGCTCGTATAGGGCTTGAAAAAGTAGCTTACTGGGATTTAGCGCGGGTGGCCGAGTTACAGAATAAAACAAAAGAAGCCATAAATTACTATGAAGAGCTAATGGCTTTACAACCAGTAGGCGAAAAACTTACTTTTATTCAAGTAAAATTGGCGCGCTTGGAGAATAAGCAAGGCCAAAAGCCTTAA
- a CDS encoding CarD family transcriptional regulator — protein MFSVGDMAVYPAHGVGVIEAEEKKVIGGKEKIFYVMRILDNDMTVLIPKDNIDRIGLRNIISKEETSKVYSILQERDVSLNNQTWNRRYREYMEKIKSGSIFELAQVLRDLYLISNDKQLSFGERRMLETAKSLLIKELSLAEGKTEAEIEDKINGLLSDNGG, from the coding sequence ATGTTCAGCGTAGGAGACATGGCCGTTTATCCTGCTCATGGCGTAGGGGTCATTGAAGCAGAGGAAAAAAAGGTCATTGGCGGTAAAGAAAAAATTTTTTATGTAATGCGTATCCTTGATAATGATATGACAGTTCTCATTCCTAAAGACAATATAGATCGCATTGGCTTACGAAACATCATTTCTAAGGAAGAAACGAGCAAAGTCTATAGTATCCTCCAAGAAAGAGACGTTTCTTTAAACAACCAGACCTGGAACAGGCGTTACCGCGAGTACATGGAAAAAATCAAAAGTGGCTCCATATTTGAACTTGCTCAAGTCCTTAGAGACCTTTATCTCATCAGCAATGATAAACAGCTTTCTTTTGGTGAACGCCGTATGCTTGAAACAGCCAAGAGTCTATTGATTAAAGAACTTTCTTTGGCGGAGGGAAAGACCGAGGCCGAAATAGAAGACAAGATAAATGGCCTCCTGTCTGACAATGGAGGATAG
- a CDS encoding class I SAM-dependent methyltransferase, which produces MKRFRRRYYDLFSHLYDKIIALHSQDKRALLRELLVEKTGLKPGGSLIDLCTGTGAVAITASKVAGKEGLVIGVDFSLGMLKKAHQKAKTIKATNLYFVLADVARLPFADKSFDAVTCSHAMYELDPLTREAALKEAYRVLKPGGCFAMMEHCEPKHPFIRLLYYIRLASMGSTENRTFARDERPFLARYFEDVKLEVTPTGGSKIIRGIKK; this is translated from the coding sequence ATGAAGCGTTTCAGACGTAGATACTATGACTTGTTTTCGCATTTATACGATAAAATTATTGCTCTCCATAGTCAGGATAAACGAGCTTTATTAAGGGAGCTTTTAGTTGAAAAAACAGGTTTAAAACCAGGGGGCTCTTTAATTGACCTGTGTACAGGGACAGGTGCTGTAGCTATTACCGCTAGCAAAGTGGCTGGAAAAGAAGGTCTAGTTATAGGCGTTGATTTTTCATTGGGTATGCTGAAAAAAGCTCATCAAAAAGCCAAGACTATCAAGGCCACTAATCTGTACTTTGTGTTAGCTGATGTGGCCAGGCTACCTTTTGCCGATAAAAGCTTCGACGCGGTAACCTGCTCCCACGCCATGTACGAATTAGACCCTTTGACTAGAGAAGCTGCCTTAAAAGAGGCCTATCGGGTGCTTAAGCCTGGTGGCTGTTTCGCCATGATGGAGCACTGCGAACCTAAACACCCTTTTATTCGTTTACTCTACTACATCCGCTTGGCTAGTATGGGATCAACAGAAAACCGCACATTTGCTCGCGACGAAAGACCTTTTTTAGCCCGTTATTTTGAAGACGTAAAACTAGAAGTTACCCCTACTGGCGGGTCAAAAATTATAAGAGGGATCAAAAAATAA
- a CDS encoding PfkB family carbohydrate kinase, translating to MARYILLGHLTRDLYPGYFLYGGAVLYGGLLARRLGFETWIITASVEKDLKHIFPELRFYNFKARKTTIFENIETPSGRLQKVYAKAPAIPLEKVPDSLRKAEIIQVAPVLDEVDPASLALLETKFLVSNPQGWFREVLPSGEVRPKRPDINIWPYFKALVISEEDVKACPDILPLLCEKADNLVVTMGKAGARLYSKNEEFFLEAPLVSKIVDTTGAGDILATAFFAMLYATGKPKVALEFAMCLAAISVTRRGLASVPTLTEISRCLEKP from the coding sequence ATGGCGCGTTATATCCTTTTAGGGCATTTGACCCGTGATCTTTACCCTGGCTATTTTCTTTACGGTGGAGCAGTTCTTTATGGTGGCCTTCTGGCGAGGAGGCTTGGCTTTGAGACCTGGATTATTACTGCTTCGGTGGAAAAAGATTTGAAACATATTTTTCCCGAACTCAGGTTCTACAACTTCAAAGCTAGAAAAACCACCATATTTGAAAATATTGAAACCCCTTCTGGCAGGCTTCAAAAGGTATATGCTAAAGCTCCGGCCATTCCATTAGAGAAGGTTCCAGATTCTTTGAGAAAAGCAGAAATAATTCAGGTAGCCCCTGTTCTTGACGAAGTTGATCCCGCTTCACTGGCTTTACTAGAAACAAAATTTTTGGTTTCTAATCCTCAAGGCTGGTTTAGAGAAGTTTTGCCTTCCGGGGAAGTTAGACCCAAAAGGCCAGATATAAATATCTGGCCATACTTCAAGGCACTAGTAATTAGCGAAGAAGACGTTAAGGCCTGCCCGGATATTTTACCTCTACTTTGTGAAAAAGCAGATAATCTCGTGGTTACTATGGGCAAGGCAGGCGCCAGGCTTTATTCTAAAAACGAAGAATTTTTTCTTGAAGCTCCCTTGGTGTCCAAAATAGTTGATACTACTGGGGCTGGAGATATTTTGGCTACTGCTTTTTTTGCTATGCTTTATGCTACCGGGAAGCCTAAGGTAGCCCTTGAGTTTGCCATGTGTCTGGCCGCCATTTCTGTTACGCGAAGGGGTCTTGCCAGCGTGCCCACTTTAACAGAAATAAGCCGCTGCCTGGAAAAACCTTAA